ggtggcctgctgtatcgttgctagtaataattgaaggtgcgtcaattacaggtttgcgtcaattatgaagcctttactatatagCCTAGGTCCTTCTGTACTGTTTACTCATTACACGCCTTTGTGCAGGTGTACTTCAGTGGTTTCCaaaattgaaaacttgtctAATACTATAGTTATTCACAGTTATTCAATAGCCTAAGGGTTGCTATCTTAAGACATTCTCACAATATAACCGTATTAAAGTTCAGCAATTACTTTTACTCCAGTCCTCATAGCACTATAAATTCCTTTTCACTGGTAACAGAtttgaagttaaaataaaaGCAGTATATGCGTTATTTTACAATCAAAATAAGTGAAATGCTTGACTTTAAACTATGTGCCTTTCTGTGCACAAATTGGAATAGCTAGATAGCCAAATCACAGTAAATGTATTTTCCAAGTATTTATTACAATTATTGGAAGTACCAGTGCTGGGGCCGAGTGGATAAAtgcagtggcatttgaagcaataaggcttagcaatcaggaggttgCAGGTTTGATACCCgaccgggtcatagtaaggtgggtgtttcatccaagagcaatctacagttttccatctgaaatgactttctgaaattgaaaagattccaaatttgatttaaaatgttgaattggaagccaccgaCGTGTtaattgtaatccataagcccttgcgggtttctcccacatttgtggtcgcttaagcgtcgtaaaagtAACTGCTGATATATTATTACCCAAAAGTCAGGATATATTAAATGTTGTTTTACGCCCAAATATTCATGTAAGATAGAAAAAGAGGACACAACCCAGGAATCCCAGTTGCATGCAATGTACCTAAATGTGTCTGAACATTTTTAAAGTACATGAGGTTAACTTATATCTACACAGTATTATAATGACAAACAAGAATAAATAAGCTTAACTGGCGTAATTTGTCAGGGGTATTGGTTTGGCACAGTTATATActttgaaatataattaatatgacATCCAGGCTGAGAAAGGGCCATTAATgagagaaaacaaacataaCCCAAAGGTctaaattgaaaattaaaaccaTGCATATTGAATCACTAATTACACCTTACCATCTGGGTAGCCCAGGAATGCCTAACTTTGTTCGGCCTAACAGTAACTATATATCCTTTAGGCTATAAGttttttcttgtgattgaaatGATGTAGGCTTGGGTGTTACCCTTAAAATTCAACTTCCATTTGGCCTAATGCCAGGGCCTACAGTAGGGCTGGTAACAGTTAGGTTAGGTTAGGTATGTAACAACATATTAGGCTAATTAATTtcttagaaaaacaaaacaatagataaaaaataatgtagTTTGGTAAAACTACCAGGAATTCCTTAActttaagacaattattgtgATCAATTGAGATGCTTGCCTAACTATTACATCCATTAACTAACTGATTGAAAAAACACTTTCATCTATTTGCAGAATGTAATCAAATTATCAAAATGATGTAAACCTAACTGATAGTGATGTTCATGTTTTTTGGGCTTGTCATTCCAATATTGTGGGGGGTATGTTAGTATAAAATACAAGGCCACTTTGGAGACCTATCCTAGAGTCAAGATGAGGTATGCGTCTAGGCTTTTTGATTCCTTTCTGAAAGCAAAAGGAATCATTGTGTATGAGACGCTTTGGCTTGTAAATGCGATACCTCAATATTTTAATGTTAGATGGATTTCAAACTTTGTATGCAGATGCACCATATTGAGTTCTCGGTTGCTAATGTTTTTTTGGCTGGGATCAAATGCCACACCAGGTCACCACAGGTCaaactttgaaaaccttgtaaacacataATCTCAAGAGGGGAAGATTTGATGGATATCATATTTGACATGTGGATGTCCCATATTAAGTAGAGGAACCCTACAGATTTAGGTGtaggtcatttgaggccacCGGATGTCAAACTGTGAAAAGTTTGCTTAACTTTTTTTGTCTTTGAGTGCATAAACAAGAAACTTTATTGTTCTATTGTATAAGGTATGGTGCTTGTGTGTAGATCAGATTCTTAGAACCTTCAGCTTATTACATAATTGAAatcttgttttccttttctttcagtgaCCTGTCGAGATAGTCACAAGTCTTatccaattttcaatttttaacgCTTAAAGAGGGAGGTTCTTActgtttttgtcaaatttgcATTTTGGTCAAGATGAAGCTTCATGCCATCTGTATCCTCTATAAAGGAGGAACGAAAGTTCAAACTCTCAAATCAGCCTATGATTTGTCCTCCTTTGGCTACTTCCAAAAATCAAGGTAAGGAAATTTGATGAATTTATAAAGATTGTTTGGAATTTGGTATATAGATAATTGTTCTCCACTCCTAGTTGTCTCCACTTTTACTAGTTAGAAAAGAAGTAATCAATCCTAAAAGTTGGGTGGTATTTACAAACAATCGGCTATTGTGTACTTTGGTTATGCCTTTGTAGTACAAAGTAGTTGGAGAACTATTTGAATCATATACAACAGTCACTTGTTGTGGGGTTAAACAGTAACGGACAATTGCAGATTGTTATCCAATCCGTCAGGCACTATCAAATATCTGCAATGGAAAGCTCTAATTAAACTTTATATGTACCTTTTTTGTGAGTGCTAATGTGATGTACAttaaattgttattgttttcttcCTCCCCTAGTGCTcaagaatttatgaaatttaCAAGTCAAATTGTTGTCGAAAGGACCCAACCTGGACTCCGACAGTCAGTAAAAGAAAAAGGTACAGTTTCTTGGCTAAATGAAACAGAAATCATAATTCCATGCATTCCTCCGACATAATTTGGTTTGGATGTTTTGAAGGATGTTACATTCATACTATGGTTCCTGAGTAGgaaaattgctagaaatgtCTTCGCAGTCTTAGAGCAATTTTCCCATCTTGCGTCTAGCGTTCTCAGTGGGACTGGATGAATTATTCCCTGtaatgatttgtcagttgacactGCTTTGCATAATAATTGAGTATAGCACACAAGAAAGTTGCAAGCAACTTTGACATATTGTAAGTAGGCACTAGCTTACTTGTCCTTAAATGATATTTAGAAAGATACCACATTCTTTTGAGTAAAGGACTGATGATACTGGTCAGTTAATATAGATCTATATGagtttgaagaaattttaaTAGTGAAAGAAATGATCACAATCATGTTTGTCACAAGTTATATGTGTACTTCATTGGTTATTAGATATGCACAGCGGTATCAGTCGATAAGACCTTGACTTGCTTGTCAGTGGTGTAGTGTGTGCTGCTTCTTAATGTTTGGTTTCTGGTTTGTTCTTGCAGATTATATCTGCCATGTATACGTCCGTTCAGATTCCCTCGGCGGTGTGGCCATTTGTGATCATGAGTACCCACCAAGAGTGGCTTTCACATTCATGAACAAGGTAATCATTACATTAACGGAAGACATCTTAAGTATGCTGAAAGGTAGTCAGGGCTATAATTCTTAGCAGGCTTAGTGGATATGTCACATGTTTGCATCTACTTTAACAATTCCTGTCACCACAAATTGCATTACCATGATATTTGGACAAGGGGACCAGTGGGTTGTTATTCATATACTATTAAGAAAAATGCCAATTTTGGTTATTTCATGCAAGCCAGGACAATGTATTGGAATTGGTGGCATtatttatgtttatatgtgTAATGACAGCTTGTAAACACTGAGAAAGTGGAGCAAAGACAAAGTCTGTTGCATTGAGATATACACAGCTAGTGTATATTAAAGAGCTCACTTTACTCCAGCAGATGCACAGAGCCTGTTTGTCGGACCTTACAGTGGCTACAAGGCTGACTAAAACTTGTACCATAAATCATGATGTTTCATTGGAATACAAGAGCTTTGTTCTTAGCCTTACACATTGAGCTATTAACAGCTTTTGTATGTTCAAAATCTTGTGAATTCTTTGTACTTGCACCGCAAACTACGACATCAGTTTGATATTCCTTTGTCTTGACATTTTTGCTTTATGTCTGTTATTGCTGCATTCAGCCTGTTTCATTTCTAATCCATGTCACAGCTTCTTGATCAATTTGCCAATGAAGTTCCTAGTGGGACGTGGCCTTCCATTCCTGAAGATGGTGCAAAGTTCACTGGAGCCAGTCATTTTCTAACAGAGTACCAGGTTTGCCTCCATTTTGTTACATTCTAACTTGATTTTCTTTAACCTAGATTGTGAGACTTTTCTGTTGTTTCATTAGTCCCCCAGTCAAAAACCTGAAgcatcaatcaatcaaacaaaaGAATTGATATAGCGCTTATTATCCAAAGTCAACTAGTTTCAGTTTCTGTGTTGCTTGGCGTCAAGAAATGCTCTTGAGAACAGATAAGTCTTTAGTTCCCTTTGATAAGTGTTGACATTAGGAGCCGGTTTAATGTAAGTGGGAAGTTTATTCCAAAGTTCAAGATGAAAAGATTTAAAAAGATATGCACACTAGGAACTAAGTAAATGTATCAATATTGATTAAGAACATATCAGACTACTGTAAACTAACTTTGGAATTAGTTTCTGTAATCTTTCCTGCATTGTTCTTGCTTTCATATGTAAGTTTTAGTTGTGCAATCTCTCACTTTCTCCCTCAAAGTTGTTTCCGTCTCGATTCCAGTGCATAACAATAAACAGTGGTCACAAATGAACTCAATTTGTGACATCTTTAAAGCTTTTAGTCCTGACAGTTTTCCATGCTAGTTTTATTATCTTCAGAAAACCTGATGAAGATGCTGTTTTACAGTTACTGCTGTTTGTTCTGTTTACAGGATCCCAGTAAAGCTGATGCAATGACCAGGTTACAGAAGGATCTAGATGAAACAAAAGTGATAATGGTGAGGAAGATAAGGAATGGATTGGGGGGAAAAGGGGGCACATTGGAGGCTGAGTAAGGGTGACTGAATGTGTGTAAATATTAGTTTAAATTAGGCATTGTTTGTTTACTGTCATCGTTTTGTTTCAGTGCCATCGTTAATTCAGGGtgtaaacataaacaaaactgCAGTACAATTACTGCAAGGCATGTATCAGAATAGACTTTGGATTGTTTTCATCCATGCTGGGAagctcaaaataaaataaaactgttagcaaactgcttatccactagagagcctgtgtaagagaatgtgtaaagtaagttggcctgacgtttcaatcctagcaggatcttcttcagatgctaaatgacaagtaacagtaacagaaggtcCATAAAAaataggttaatgagcatggtgaacacaaaagagatagaggtaaggggattagtagacaagggatggagagaagaaagaaaccaacagggggaagaggagaggtaggagataaacagtggagggacaaagagaggattaagggaagtgggtagggaataaactggagaaggacaaagacagaaaggtggtgagaaaaaagggtggaagagagctatgagaagaggagtgatatggggagaggggggtgggggaagctAACGCATTGTTGGCAGCTTGACTTCCTTTCTTCCTTGCTGTCTGTTTGCAAGCAACCTCCAGCTGATCAAGGTTCTCAGGTGAACTTGAGGCATtagtttgtttctttgtcatttcttcTTCAGCATGGTACGATAGAATCGATGTTGGAAAGGGGCGAGAAATTAGACGACTTGGTGGAGAAATCAGATGCCCTCAGCTCACAGTCTAAGGCCTTCTATAAGACGGTTAGTAGCTGGTTAATGTTGTTCACATGTCTTTAAATAATCTATCTAGGTGGGGCAATAACAAAATGGTTACATAGACCTAGTGAATGGTGAAACATGATAAATTTACCAGTTATATTCAACACAATCCTGAACTACTGGAATATAACTGCAATATGTCTGTATCATATTTAGGGAAACTTTCTAAATAAAATCTTTATCTGTTTCTTTGAATATATAGAAGGATAAATTGAAAGCAAAAGCTATTGTCCTGTTTCAATCCCTAGTTTAATCCTTTTCCTGATAAGACATAGTTAAAGCTTCCAGTGTTTTGTCATCTCTCATTCATTTTGCATAGTTTCAGTTGACCTGCCTTTATTTGATCACCCACGGAAAGCCTGTTTCACGATTCCTGCACACGCTATGGAAGATATTGCACACACTCATGTGTGACATATcgatacacactgtacatagaTCGATCAGTCTAAACTTAATTAGATGAACATCTTAGGTTGTTTATCTTGGACAGTTCTCAATTGCAGCAGTCTAACCTGAAATCTAACTTACATGACTTCCTGGTGATTTTGATTGGCTGTTAATCCAAAGAACAGCTGTTGTAAGTCATTGCAGTCAGCATATGTAGTACACTCATAAAAATTGTTTCCATTTTGAAGTCTGAAGCACCATCACATCACCTCTTGATGCACTGCCAAGTTTTTTGGGTGAACAATCATAATCTGGATGAAATTTTACACAAGTTTGTGTTTCTCAGAGTGATGCTATCCAGCTTTTAAGTAAAATAAGTTGTCAGTATAAAAGTACAAATTGTAAAGTACAAGTTGTATAAAGTTAAAGGTGTCTTTAAAAAGTGTATGGACTTCTCTTTTAAGGTTGTCTGAACAGCAGAgttgttaataaaaaataatactgTTTAAATAGTCAAAAATAATCCTGTTTAAATAGAAGGTAAACCTGAGTGTTTTATTTTCTACTATCATCTCGCTCCTAAGTTTGACATATTCTTGCcctgttttttaatttaatttaagttacatttgcaattattttcttcttctcctgtTTTCCATTTCTACAGGCAAAGAAAACCAATTCCTGTTGTGTTATACAGTAATAAACATTGGTTAGCACGATATTGATTAATGCACTTTGCACAATTGCATGATGATATAAAACTCTATATTCAAGTCGGTATTGAATATCTAAATAAGGAACGTCGAAACCGCGCAGTTTGCCTCTGGTGTGGAGAGATATCAAGCAAGGATGTCTTATGTGTTGAGGACAGAGAGACTAGTGAATGTCATTTGCAATCTTTCACCAATTGATTAGTCAGGAGATGTACTCATTcctcttgttgttgttgctgccaAATGCTATCATGACGATGAGTACATCACTCCCTGCTAGTGGGCACTTGTTTTAGTCATACAGTTCACCAGCATTTCTGCATCAGTGGAGCATCAGAGATATCCAATCAATTTGAAGGGACAAATGAAGAACAAAGAATATTTAATTTCACACCGTGATTCCATCTCGGAACGATCAATTATGCACCTTTTCATCTACAACAGCTCCACCTTGGAATCACATTGTTCCCTTTTGTCTGAAATAGGGTAAATTGAACAAAATGCAATTAATGAAGATAATGTAAATgtatcattttcaaatttatgtgtTAATTCACTCTGACGGTAAGTAACTTGTGTTCTATGTCGGATTTCAATGTTTCCACGGTGATCAATGCTTGCACAAGTTGTATGTCTTGCACTCCGAAAACGTTCCCTTGTTTGGTGGTTTGTGCCATAAAACTTTGTGCTCACATAGATGTTACATTCTGAGAAATTGGTAAATGTCAGTCATTCATGCTTGGTTACCCAAAGAAACAGATTGATATTGGTCGTGaagtaatattattttcatacaaatttaCCCGAAACTCGGCTACTGCCTATTTCGTTTTTGTCAATAAGCACTTAAGCTATTAAAGGGTCTTGGAATAATgtcaaaatatgtatataaaatcaTGACTTTGCTATGTGGGTTCAACAAATTAGCTGTGTCTAATACTCTAAATGATCGTGAGGATTTTGTTAAAGCCTCTTGGTTTGCAAGCAAACCTGcctttgaaataaatattaatattgataacaaaTGGACAGTTAAAGTTGCAGATTTAGCATGTTCAGTATTACTTGGTATACCACATCATATTTATCACTCTGTTACTTATCCATTGCTAATGAATCTTGCCTGATAATGCAGGTAAAGGCCATCATATTAAATGCATGATGTCTTTAGTCATGTGTGTGGTACACTGTTATAAGGCACTCTTGTCTCATTCTACAATAGTATTAAGACTCCTGAACAAAAAAGGTATGAAAGTGATTTTCGAGATGTAGGAACTGAACACTGAGGATTCCCAAAGATGTTCTTATGGATTCAATTTTTCATATGTAGCAGCAAATATGCAAGAACAGATATTAATATATGTGAGATAAATACTTTCAGTAGTTCTCTTGGTGAAGGCAAGGTCTTGTGACTGTGCAGTCTGGTTTCTGTCCCTGTCAAGGACATATGTTTATAGTACGAGAGTTATCATGGACTGGTTTGAGTTTGCATTTAAGCTGAAGACATCtgtcatcaaaataaaataatgatatatcTGGGACATCCCTCTCCTCAAGTATTAAAACTCTTGCTGTTTGTCTCAGTTAGACTTTACATGAAAATAACAGGAGTTAGGACAAATGGTTTGATCTATTACAGACGAAGGACAATATCAATAAACCAGAAAATAGGCACCAGTAGTTATCCTAGTTAAATCTTAAAATCAAAGATATCACTTAATTGTTGAGTTTTCGTCACTAAAGCCATTTCTCGTTAATCGTAAAGGAAATAGTTGAATTCATTCAATATGCTCTTACAGTTTTATCAGGAATGTGCATTTATGCTTGCTTGCTTTAACTGCTTTATTGCTATGAATGCATGCTGAAAGTCTATTGAAATTGTATTTATCAAAACTTGAGAAATCTTTATATTAGCTGGGAAATGGTAAATTTCATAGAAGAAACTTTCAAAAGCTAGTGTTACTAGTTTTAATATGATATCACAGTCCCTCTGTGATGGATGAGCATGACTTGAACTTGAAGGTATGGAATTGTTAGATACTTTAATTTAAATACAGTTTATTAGAACAAAGGTAGAAATGAGTTAGCTTGTATCCTAATAGCATAGTTTATGCATGAATATGTGGAGGAAGTTTTACCAGTTTTGATCCAACACTTATAAATTTACTAATTACAAACCCTTACCTCGGGTAATGTTACCTTTCCTTGCTCTCCCTTGAGGTCAGTTTTGCCAGTTACTAGCCCTACATAGAGGTCATCACCAGCTGGCTCAAGTGGTTATTTATTAGCTCCGATTAAGGTTTGGTGAATGGTTACTTTCCGAACTTAGGTTTAGTTTCCTAGCCCGTATGGAGGGGTGTTTGTGTACTAAGGTGTAGGTTTCCTGATCATTTAAGTTAAACTGATCGTTAGTTCTGTGCTGACATAGTACTATTGATCACATAGTTGTTGGCCTTCTGGACGCATGATGGTTAATGAAATGAGTATGTTTTATCCAGATGGTCCATGGGATGAAAGAGTGAGAGATGTACATCTCTAGTCTGGTAGTTGACAACTACGTGCATTAGAGTCTGCTTGAGGCAAAAAGAATTTATCTGATGGTCATGGTTGTGGAGTGTcatgatgtatgtatgtgacacactTTGCTTATCAACACAATGacacaaaaatatgtttttaatttcatacttggtgtgtacAAGAACCTTATCCATGTCCAGAATAAACACCACAGAGACCAATCATCTATGTGTGGGAGATGGAATCTGGTAAATACCTCTTGAAAGGTTGAAAGAAATACTGCTTGGTCAAATCTGGTATTAGTATTACTCCAAATGTGATTGCTGACAATTTGTGTTGCTATGAAATGCTATACAGTCATACAAGTAATGGTGAAATGGTTTTCtcctttttaacttttttttttttaataaaccatatttatttcttattcaaTGTACCTATGGATAACAGGTAATCTGATGTCTACAAGAAACAAGTACATTTTGTGCctcttgtgttttgtttttttcattacagTCTCTGTTTACTTTTAAAAACTAATTTATGATGCAGAAATtcgaaattttgaaaaacaagttGCAAGTATCGATATAGACCATCAAGCAAGTATTCGAAAGGTTTATATAAAGTAGTCGAAAGTTTCCAGCAAAGATTGAAATATCGAGAAAGTATTCGAAATGTATGAGATGAAAATAGTCGAAATTTTGCAATATTAAAAAGAGCGGGaacttttgagataaaaaagtCAGAAATTTCCTATCGCAACAACAGCCAGATATTTCGGGACGAAAAAAGAACGGCCagaaccaaaaagaaaaaaaaaaggtaaaagaaaACTTAACAGCCATGATATATATGATGCTGGGTTAGGTTACTTGGTTTTTATCGCACTTTGTGATCTGCTTCTCAAAAGGTTTTTCATCTTTAGCCATATTTAGCATAGCAAGATATAACAAGTGAGTCTTGATTCAGTGACTGACACTTAAGTCAAAGTTCTGTGCATTGGATGGAACTTGATTTTCATCTTCAATCAAATCACATCTCCATTTGGGTCATGTAATC
Above is a genomic segment from Apostichopus japonicus isolate 1M-3 chromosome 5, ASM3797524v1, whole genome shotgun sequence containing:
- the LOC139967300 gene encoding synaptobrevin homolog YKT6-like, with product MKLHAICILYKGGTKVQTLKSAYDLSSFGYFQKSSAQEFMKFTSQIVVERTQPGLRQSVKEKDYICHVYVRSDSLGGVAICDHEYPPRVAFTFMNKLLDQFANEVPSGTWPSIPEDGAKFTGASHFLTEYQDPSKADAMTRLQKDLDETKVIMHGTIESMLERGEKLDDLVEKSDALSSQSKAFYKTAKKTNSCCVIQ